The Hymenobacter sp. 5317J-9 genome has a window encoding:
- a CDS encoding DUF4350 domain-containing protein — protein MPQLTTFRLYLLGVALLFAGYVTLEYNRPKPLDWSPTYANKDKIPYGTYVLFDQLPRLLGTDSVETVRLPVYSQLTGIKLDDTAPDYRTRQITETVVTEADSASEEAEATDSTATADASDSTATADADTTAVASNTEEADSTAISSDDEEAEYAEDEDEEENNEPIPLRAGQANYLFVNQDFDLSRLDARALLQFVARGNDVFIAAKDFGSGRGLLRDSLGFRTRELALTSSKDYKGIFSLDSVDLRFTNPALARAGIRLPGTSVEQHFDVDSGRAGRTLATDAKGRAVFIRLDYGRGHFYLCTAPAAFANYHVLRPRTAGFAAAALAYLPARRTWWDEYQKQGPEGEQSLLRVVFANEALKWAYYLCLFGGLLFVLVEARRRQRIIPTIKPLPNTTLLFTRTVASLYRQGSSHALIAEKKVALFLDYLRTRFQESSPDFADADFRQRLSQKSGLSQSRVDELLRLVNFARTAPQMNDQQLLQLSKALSDFKREAGR, from the coding sequence GCCGCAGCTCACCACGTTTCGCTTGTATCTGCTAGGGGTGGCGCTGCTGTTTGCGGGCTACGTGACGCTGGAATACAACCGGCCCAAGCCGCTGGATTGGTCGCCCACCTACGCCAATAAGGACAAAATACCCTACGGCACCTACGTGCTGTTCGACCAGCTGCCGCGCCTGCTGGGCACCGATTCCGTCGAAACCGTGCGCCTGCCCGTGTACAGCCAGCTCACCGGCATCAAGCTCGATGACACGGCGCCCGACTATCGCACGCGCCAGATAACGGAGACAGTTGTCACGGAAGCCGATAGCGCCTCGGAAGAAGCCGAAGCCACTGACTCGACAGCTACCGCCGATGCCTCTGACAGCACCGCCACAGCCGACGCCGACACGACGGCCGTTGCCTCGAACACGGAAGAAGCGGACTCTACGGCCATCTCCAGTGATGACGAGGAGGCAGAATACGCGGAGGATGAAGACGAAGAGGAGAATAACGAGCCCATTCCGCTCAGAGCCGGGCAGGCCAATTACCTCTTCGTCAACCAGGATTTTGACCTGAGCCGGCTCGATGCGAGGGCCTTGCTGCAGTTTGTGGCGCGGGGCAACGACGTTTTCATTGCGGCCAAAGACTTTGGGAGCGGGCGCGGGCTATTGCGCGACAGCCTGGGCTTCCGCACCCGGGAATTGGCCCTCACGTCGAGCAAGGACTACAAAGGCATTTTCTCGCTTGATTCGGTTGACCTGCGCTTCACCAACCCGGCGCTGGCGCGGGCTGGCATCCGGCTGCCGGGCACCAGCGTGGAACAGCATTTTGACGTGGATTCGGGCCGCGCAGGGCGCACGCTGGCGACTGATGCCAAGGGCCGGGCCGTGTTCATCCGGCTCGATTACGGGCGCGGCCATTTCTACTTATGCACCGCTCCCGCCGCCTTCGCCAACTACCACGTGCTGCGGCCCCGCACCGCCGGCTTTGCCGCTGCCGCGCTGGCCTACCTGCCCGCCCGCCGCACCTGGTGGGACGAGTACCAGAAGCAAGGGCCGGAGGGCGAGCAGTCGCTGCTGCGCGTGGTGTTTGCGAACGAGGCGCTGAAATGGGCCTACTACCTGTGCCTGTTCGGCGGGTTGCTGTTTGTGCTGGTGGAAGCCCGGCGCCGGCAGCGCATCATTCCCACTATCAAGCCTTTGCCCAACACCACGCTGCTGTTCACGCGCACGGTGGCCAGCCTCTACCGCCAAGGCAGCAGCCACGCCCTGATTGCCGAGAAAAAGGTGGCGCTGTTTCTGGACTACCTGCGCACCCGCTTCCAGGAAAGCTCCCCCGATTTTGCCGACGCCGACTTCCGCCAACGCCTCAGCCAGAAATCGGGCCTGAGCCAAAGCCGTGTCGATGAGCTGCTGCGGCTGGTGAATTTCGCCCGCACCGCTCCCCAGATGAACGACCAACAGCTGCTGCAGCTGAGCAAGGCGCTCAGTGATTTTAAGCGGGAGGCCGGCCGATGA